One window of Deltaproteobacteria bacterium genomic DNA carries:
- a CDS encoding LL-diaminopimelate aminotransferase produces MTVFEKAQRLKRLPPYLFKEIDRKKAEVQARGVDIIDLGVGDPDLPTPDHIIEALLEAVRDPANHRYPSYSGMAAFRETVADWYKSRFGVELDPGSEVVILIGSKEGIAHLPLAFVDPGDVALVPSPAYPVYHIATLFAGGESYFMPLLRENDFLPDLDAIPRDVAEKARLMFINYPNNPTSAVADGAFFERVVDFAAKNRILVCHDAAYTEMAFDGYRPPSFLETEGAKEVGLEFHSLSKTYNMTGWRIGFAVGNREAIEGLGAIKSNIDSGAFQAVQLAGIAALKQDQSCVEEMRDIYSRRRDMMVQGLREAGFEVDAPKATFYLWVRVPGGMTSAELTSRFLDKGVVVTPGNGFGDPGEGYFRIALTQTRARLAEAIERIKGLQF; encoded by the coding sequence ATGACGGTGTTTGAAAAAGCCCAGAGACTCAAACGACTTCCCCCCTATCTTTTCAAGGAAATCGACCGCAAGAAGGCGGAGGTGCAGGCCAGGGGGGTGGATATTATCGATCTGGGAGTGGGGGATCCCGATCTGCCCACTCCGGATCATATCATCGAGGCCCTTTTGGAGGCGGTGAGGGATCCGGCCAATCATCGGTACCCCAGCTATTCCGGGATGGCGGCGTTTAGGGAGACCGTGGCGGATTGGTACAAAAGCCGGTTTGGGGTGGAATTGGACCCGGGCAGTGAGGTGGTCATTCTGATCGGCAGTAAGGAGGGCATTGCCCATTTGCCCCTTGCTTTCGTCGATCCAGGGGATGTCGCCCTGGTGCCCTCGCCGGCCTATCCGGTCTACCATATCGCCACGCTGTTTGCAGGAGGTGAGTCTTATTTCATGCCCCTGCTGCGGGAGAACGACTTCCTGCCCGATCTTGATGCGATCCCGAGGGACGTGGCTGAGAAGGCCCGGTTGATGTTCATAAATTACCCCAACAATCCCACCTCGGCGGTGGCGGATGGGGCGTTTTTCGAGAGGGTGGTTGACTTTGCCGCGAAAAACAGGATCCTTGTCTGTCACGACGCCGCCTATACGGAAATGGCCTTCGACGGGTACCGCCCTCCCAGCTTCCTGGAAACAGAAGGGGCGAAAGAGGTGGGTCTCGAATTTCACTCTCTTTCAAAGACCTACAATATGACGGGCTGGAGGATCGGTTTTGCCGTGGGCAACCGGGAGGCCATAGAGGGACTGGGGGCGATCAAGAGCAACATCGATTCCGGGGCCTTCCAAGCCGTTCAACTGGCAGGGATCGCCGCCTTGAAGCAGGATCAGTCCTGCGTTGAGGAGATGAGAGATATCTATTCCCGGCGGCGTGACATGATGGTTCAGGGACTGCGTGAGGCCGGCTTCGAGGTGGATGCCCCGAAAGCCACCTTTTATCTCTGGGTCCGGGTCCCAGGTGGAATGACTTCGGCCGAGTTGACAAGCCGTTTCCTGGACAAGGGGGTGGTGGTGACCCCGGGGAACGGGTTCGGGGATCCAGGGGAAGGATATTTTCGGATCGCCCTCACCCAGACCCGGGCGCGTTTGGCCGAGGCGATAGAAAGAATAAAGGGGCTTCAGTTTTGA
- the dapB gene encoding 4-hydroxy-tetrahydrodipicolinate reductase, which translates to MVKAIIAGAAGRMGNRILHMVRRSGEVELAAAFERQDHPEIGQDAGHVAGLGNLGIPLAGSLEEVIDRGDVLIDFTTPQATLDHLRLALKKGLAMVIGTTGFDGNMLAEVREQAKGIRCVMAPNMSVGVNVMFRIAGEMARILGKDYDMEILEVHHRFKKDAPSGTAMALARILAEAVGRDLDRVAVYERKGITGERSEEEIGIQSWRAGDITGEHTVMFGGIGERLELVHRAHNRDNFARGAVRAAAWVVGQPPGLYDMQDVLGLR; encoded by the coding sequence ATGGTTAAAGCCATCATTGCAGGTGCAGCGGGCAGGATGGGAAACCGTATCCTCCACATGGTCCGCCGGAGCGGGGAAGTTGAACTCGCCGCGGCCTTTGAAAGGCAGGATCATCCGGAGATCGGCCAGGACGCGGGACACGTCGCGGGTCTCGGAAACCTTGGAATACCTCTGGCAGGATCCCTCGAAGAAGTGATCGACCGGGGGGATGTCCTTATCGACTTCACGACCCCCCAGGCGACCCTGGACCACCTGAGACTCGCTCTCAAAAAGGGGTTGGCCATGGTCATAGGCACCACGGGGTTCGATGGGAACATGCTCGCGGAAGTTCGAGAGCAGGCAAAAGGCATCCGGTGCGTCATGGCCCCCAACATGAGCGTCGGGGTCAATGTGATGTTCCGAATCGCTGGAGAGATGGCCAGGATCCTCGGGAAGGACTATGACATGGAGATCCTGGAAGTCCACCATCGATTCAAGAAGGATGCCCCAAGCGGAACGGCCATGGCCCTGGCCCGTATCCTGGCGGAGGCCGTAGGACGTGACCTGGACAGGGTGGCGGTCTACGAGAGAAAGGGAATCACGGGGGAGAGATCCGAGGAGGAGATCGGTATCCAGAGTTGGCGGGCCGGGGACATCACCGGCGAGCACACGGTGATGTTCGGGGGAATCGGAGAGAGGCTGGAACTCGTTCACCGGGCCCATAACCGTGACAACTTCGCCCGCGGTGCCGTGCGCGCGGCAGCGTGGGTCGTAGGGCAGCCTCCGGGCCTCTATGATATGCAGGATGTGCTGGGTCTCCGCTAG
- a CDS encoding 4-hydroxy-tetrahydrodipicolinate synthase has protein sequence MFQGSIVAIVTPFKNGKVDEDAYRELIEFQIENGTSAIVPCGTTGESATLSVEEHCHVIDIAVDAVNKRIPVIAGTGGNSTREAIELTEHAKKAGADATLQVTPYYNKPTQEGLFQHYAAIAKAVPLPQVLYNVPGRTSVNMLPETVARLAELPEVVAVKEASGNLGQMAEIVRLAGDNITLLSGDDNLTLPVLAIGGKGVISVVANIVPRENADMVQAWLDGEVEKARELYYRLLPLCRAMFFETNPIPVKTAAALMGKIDAEMRLPLFPMAPANLERLKSVLKDYGLI, from the coding sequence ATGTTTCAAGGATCCATCGTCGCGATAGTGACACCCTTTAAAAACGGTAAGGTGGACGAGGACGCCTACCGGGAGTTGATTGAATTTCAGATCGAGAACGGAACGAGTGCGATTGTTCCCTGCGGGACTACCGGGGAATCGGCGACCCTGAGCGTGGAGGAGCATTGCCATGTAATCGATATCGCCGTTGACGCGGTCAATAAGAGAATCCCCGTTATTGCCGGTACAGGAGGAAACAGCACTCGTGAGGCCATTGAATTGACGGAACACGCCAAAAAGGCGGGGGCCGATGCGACACTTCAGGTCACGCCTTACTATAACAAACCGACCCAGGAGGGGCTTTTCCAGCATTACGCGGCCATAGCCAAGGCCGTTCCCCTCCCCCAGGTCCTTTACAATGTGCCCGGAAGGACCAGTGTCAACATGCTTCCTGAGACTGTGGCCCGGCTCGCGGAACTTCCCGAGGTCGTGGCCGTCAAGGAGGCCTCCGGCAACCTCGGCCAGATGGCGGAGATTGTTCGACTGGCGGGGGACAATATCACCCTCCTGTCCGGGGACGACAACCTGACCCTGCCTGTTCTCGCAATCGGGGGGAAAGGAGTGATTTCCGTGGTCGCTAATATCGTGCCGCGGGAGAACGCCGACATGGTCCAGGCATGGTTGGACGGGGAGGTGGAAAAAGCCAGGGAGCTTTATTATCGGCTTCTTCCCCTGTGCCGGGCCATGTTTTTCGAGACCAATCCCATACCTGTTAAAACTGCGGCTGCCCTCATGGGAAAGATCGACGCGGAAATGAGGCTTCCACTTTTTCCCATGGCTCCGGCAAACCTTGAGAGGCTCAAGTCGGTACTAAAAGATTATGGATTGATTTGA
- a CDS encoding diaminopimelate epimerase: MPENQDSTSTDWIEFWKMSGSGNDFIIFDNREGVVRDGELETLVARVCRRRESVGADGLIAVVGSEQYDFAWRFFNADGGEVEMCGNGGRCVARFAYLKGIAGSRMTFETRVGPVSAEVKGRVVKVLMPTPGGLERNIALSPEPTWIHWDFINTGVPHVVIQVDDLSGHPVVEEGRAIRHHSAFSPGGTNVNFMKVLDQGSIEVRTYERGVEDETLACGTGSIASALVAASRGMVRSPVRVRTRGGEILHVHFTQEGDRFREVWLEGNTSLVYKGRLCREAL, from the coding sequence ATGCCGGAAAATCAAGATTCCACATCCACTGATTGGATCGAGTTCTGGAAGATGAGCGGCAGCGGTAACGATTTCATCATCTTCGACAACCGCGAAGGGGTGGTCCGCGACGGGGAGCTTGAGACCTTGGTGGCGCGCGTTTGCCGCCGGAGGGAGTCCGTCGGGGCCGACGGCCTCATCGCGGTGGTCGGCTCGGAGCAATATGATTTTGCCTGGCGTTTTTTCAACGCCGATGGAGGGGAGGTGGAGATGTGCGGCAACGGGGGGCGTTGTGTCGCCCGTTTCGCCTACTTAAAGGGGATCGCTGGATCCAGGATGACCTTCGAGACCCGGGTGGGTCCGGTTTCCGCAGAGGTCAAGGGGCGCGTGGTAAAGGTCTTGATGCCGACACCCGGCGGCCTGGAGCGGAATATCGCCCTCTCCCCGGAACCGACTTGGATTCACTGGGATTTCATCAACACCGGCGTCCCCCATGTGGTCATCCAGGTCGATGACCTGTCGGGCCATCCTGTTGTGGAGGAGGGAAGGGCCATACGCCATCATTCCGCCTTTTCCCCCGGAGGGACAAACGTAAATTTCATGAAGGTGTTGGACCAGGGATCCATAGAGGTCAGGACCTATGAAAGGGGCGTGGAGGACGAAACCCTTGCCTGCGGGACAGGTTCCATCGCTTCGGCCCTTGTGGCCGCTTCGAGGGGCATGGTTCGCTCCCCGGTGAGGGTGCGGACAAGGGGCGGAGAAATACTCCATGTCCACTTTACCCAGGAGGGAGACCGGTTCAGGGAGGTGTGGCTCGAAGGAAACACCTCCCTTGTCTACAAGGGACGGCTTTGCCGGGAAGCCCTGTAA
- the lysA gene encoding diaminopimelate decarboxylase, translated as MHHFLYRDKELYCEEVPVSRIAEEVGTPFYLYSHATLIQHFRAFDQAFEGMRHLICFSMKSNSNLAILRLFVREGAGMDIVSGGELYRALKAGVEPGKIVYSGVGKRAEDMEYALQSGILLFNAESSQEIRLLNEVAGRMGKVAPIAIRVNPDVDPLTHPYISTGLRENKFGIDILHSFEEYTRAAGLDHIRVAGVSCHIGSQLTQVSPFVDALKRLKVLIDKLTAAGIRISYLDLGGGLGITYDKEAPPHPKEYAAALKEELDMDHLTLILEPGRVIMGNAGILVTRVLYTKSTERKRFVIVDAAMNDLVRPSLYGSYHGIQHVNIKGREKVKVDIVGPICESGDFLAKDREIEEAEPGDLLAVMSAGAYGFTMASNYNSRPRVPEVMVREGEFEIIRERETYEDLVKGERIPDFLEQPAA; from the coding sequence ATGCACCATTTCCTATATCGAGACAAAGAGCTTTATTGCGAAGAGGTCCCCGTTTCCAGGATCGCTGAGGAGGTGGGCACTCCTTTTTACCTTTACTCCCATGCCACCCTGATCCAACATTTCAGGGCCTTTGATCAGGCCTTTGAAGGCATGAGGCATCTGATCTGCTTCTCCATGAAGTCCAATTCCAACCTGGCGATTCTACGGTTGTTCGTCCGGGAAGGGGCGGGCATGGACATCGTATCCGGCGGTGAGCTTTACAGGGCCTTGAAGGCAGGAGTGGAGCCGGGCAAGATCGTCTATTCCGGTGTGGGCAAGAGGGCCGAGGACATGGAGTATGCTCTGCAGTCCGGGATACTCCTTTTTAACGCTGAATCTTCCCAGGAAATCAGACTGCTCAATGAGGTGGCAGGGAGGATGGGAAAGGTGGCTCCCATCGCCATCCGGGTGAATCCCGACGTAGACCCCTTGACCCATCCTTACATCTCTACGGGTCTGAGGGAGAACAAGTTCGGGATTGATATCCTTCATTCTTTTGAAGAGTATACCCGGGCAGCCGGATTGGACCATATCAGGGTCGCAGGGGTTTCCTGTCACATCGGATCCCAGCTCACACAGGTCAGTCCCTTTGTAGATGCGCTCAAGCGTCTGAAGGTTCTAATTGACAAGCTCACGGCTGCGGGTATTCGGATATCCTACCTGGACCTCGGCGGGGGCCTGGGGATCACTTACGACAAAGAGGCCCCTCCCCACCCAAAGGAGTATGCGGCGGCCCTCAAGGAGGAGTTGGACATGGATCACCTCACCCTGATTTTGGAGCCGGGGCGGGTGATCATGGGGAATGCGGGAATCCTGGTTACCAGGGTCCTGTACACGAAATCCACAGAGCGGAAGCGCTTCGTCATCGTGGATGCAGCAATGAATGACCTGGTGAGGCCGAGCCTTTATGGATCCTACCATGGTATCCAGCACGTAAATATCAAAGGGCGGGAGAAGGTAAAGGTGGATATTGTGGGCCCGATATGCGAATCAGGTGACTTCCTGGCAAAGGACAGAGAGATCGAGGAGGCGGAGCCTGGTGATCTTCTCGCGGTGATGAGTGCGGGGGCTTATGGGTTCACCATGGCATCCAATTACAATTCGAGGCCCAGGGTTCCGGAGGTGATGGTTCGGGAGGGAGAGTTCGAGATCATCCGGGAACGGGAAACCTATGAAGACCTCGTAAAGGGAGAGAGGATCCCCGATTTTTTGGAACAGCCCGCGGCTTGA
- the argH gene encoding argininosuccinate lyase, which produces MTKKVWGGRFQEDTDEMVDRFNASLRFDRRLYAQDILGSMAHCRVLAKQKVFSEQEASQILEALAAIKKELEEGNLQEDGSHEDIHTLVEKSLIERVGPLGEKIHTGRSRNDQVALDMRLYVREAAQRAVRLIKGLQGALVDLAERNLDLILPGYTHMQRAQPVLVSHHLLAYYEMLRRDLRRFSHALEGTDVLPLGSAALAGTTFALDRQMAAEELGFSEISQNSMDAVSDRDFILEYLFAASLLMMHLSRLSEELILWSTREFDFVNLPDAFCTGSSIMPQKKNPDVLELIRGKTGRVYGHLMGLLTVMKGLPMSYNKDMQEDKEPLFDTVDTIEECLEVLARLLGGVTFNRKRMRDAVAEGYLAATDLADYLVLKGETFRQAHESVGRMVLFAIEQGKELNQLTLEEMKRFSGRIDGDVYDWLDPESCVRKRNLPGGTGPEAVKESLERAKKELSIE; this is translated from the coding sequence ATGACGAAAAAGGTCTGGGGAGGACGATTTCAGGAAGATACGGACGAAATGGTGGACCGGTTCAACGCATCCCTTCGCTTCGACAGGCGTCTTTATGCCCAGGACATCTTGGGCAGCATGGCCCATTGCAGAGTGCTCGCCAAGCAGAAGGTCTTCTCGGAACAAGAGGCCTCACAAATCCTTGAAGCCCTGGCCGCGATCAAGAAGGAACTGGAAGAGGGGAACCTCCAGGAAGACGGGTCCCACGAAGACATCCACACCCTGGTGGAAAAATCCCTTATCGAGCGAGTAGGCCCCTTGGGCGAGAAGATTCACACAGGCAGGTCCCGGAACGACCAAGTAGCGTTGGACATGAGGCTCTACGTGCGAGAGGCCGCCCAAAGGGCCGTCCGCCTCATCAAGGGGCTTCAGGGTGCCCTGGTGGATCTAGCGGAGAGGAATCTCGACCTGATACTGCCCGGATACACACACATGCAGCGGGCGCAACCCGTGCTGGTGTCCCATCATCTCCTGGCTTATTACGAGATGCTCCGAAGGGACCTAAGACGGTTCTCTCATGCCCTTGAGGGCACGGATGTGCTCCCCCTGGGGAGCGCGGCCCTGGCCGGAACCACCTTCGCCCTGGACCGGCAGATGGCGGCGGAGGAGCTTGGTTTTTCCGAGATCTCCCAAAACAGTATGGATGCGGTGAGCGACAGGGATTTCATCCTGGAATATCTCTTTGCCGCCTCCTTGTTGATGATGCACCTCAGCCGCCTGAGTGAGGAATTGATCCTCTGGTCCACCCGGGAATTCGATTTCGTGAACCTGCCGGATGCCTTCTGTACCGGGAGCAGCATCATGCCCCAGAAGAAGAACCCGGATGTCCTCGAACTCATCCGGGGAAAGACGGGGCGCGTTTACGGCCACCTGATGGGACTCCTGACAGTGATGAAAGGCCTACCCATGTCCTACAACAAGGACATGCAGGAAGACAAGGAACCCCTTTTCGACACCGTGGACACCATCGAGGAATGCCTGGAGGTGCTTGCCAGGCTCCTTGGAGGCGTGACCTTCAACCGGAAAAGGATGCGGGATGCTGTGGCGGAAGGATACCTGGCGGCCACTGACCTGGCGGACTACCTCGTGTTGAAGGGGGAGACTTTTCGCCAGGCCCATGAGTCCGTTGGAAGAATGGTCCTTTTCGCCATTGAGCAAGGAAAGGAACTGAACCAGTTGACCCTGGAGGAAATGAAGCGTTTCAGCGGAAGAATCGATGGGGACGTATACGATTGGCTCGACCCGGAATCTTGTGTGAGAAAACGGAACCTGCCCGGTGGGACCGGCCCGGAGGCCGTAAAAGAGAGTCTTGAACGGGCGAAGAAGGAGTTGTCCATTGAATAA
- a CDS encoding argininosuccinate synthase has product MSEEIKKIVLAYSGGLDTSVILSWLREVYQCPVIAYSADVGQGEETSGLREKAMATGAEDVVIEDLKEEFVRDFVWPAFRANAVYESGYLLGTSLARPLIAMRQVEVARKFGADSVSHGATGKGNDQVRFEMAYMALAPDLKIIAPWKIWDFKGREDLVQYARTHGIPVPVTKEKPYSTDRNLLHISFEGGILEDPWNEPSQDMFVLSVSPEEAPDRPTYTEIEFRGGDPVAVDGQPMSPARLLAHLNDLGGRNGIGRLDMVENRYVGMKSRGVYETPGGTVLRVAHQAMESITLDREVMHIRDSLIPRYAEMIYYGYWFSPERRMLQALIDESQRDVTGVVRLKLYKGNCIVVGRKSDKSLYDPEVATFEEDEVFNQRDAEGFIRLNALRLRIARLMGRR; this is encoded by the coding sequence TTGAGTGAGGAAATCAAGAAAATCGTGCTTGCTTATTCAGGGGGCTTGGACACCTCTGTGATTTTGTCATGGCTCAGGGAGGTTTATCAATGCCCTGTTATCGCCTATTCGGCTGATGTGGGTCAGGGCGAAGAGACCAGTGGCCTCAGGGAAAAGGCGATGGCCACGGGGGCGGAAGATGTTGTAATCGAGGACCTCAAGGAGGAGTTTGTCCGGGACTTTGTTTGGCCGGCTTTCAGGGCGAATGCCGTCTATGAGTCAGGGTATCTGCTCGGGACCTCCCTGGCGCGTCCTCTGATCGCTATGCGGCAGGTGGAGGTGGCCCGGAAATTCGGGGCCGACTCCGTGAGTCACGGGGCCACGGGAAAAGGAAACGATCAGGTCCGTTTCGAAATGGCTTACATGGCCCTTGCGCCGGATCTCAAGATCATCGCACCATGGAAGATCTGGGATTTCAAAGGCAGGGAAGACCTGGTGCAATACGCCCGGACCCACGGTATCCCCGTACCCGTGACCAAGGAGAAACCCTATTCTACGGACCGTAACCTTCTTCACATCAGTTTTGAAGGAGGCATCCTGGAGGACCCCTGGAATGAACCCAGCCAGGACATGTTCGTCCTGAGTGTTTCACCGGAAGAAGCGCCCGATCGTCCCACCTACACGGAGATCGAGTTCCGGGGAGGGGATCCGGTGGCGGTGGACGGCCAGCCCATGAGCCCGGCCCGGCTCCTGGCCCACCTCAACGACCTTGGAGGCCGAAACGGAATCGGCCGGTTGGACATGGTGGAAAACCGTTACGTTGGCATGAAATCCAGGGGGGTCTATGAGACGCCGGGTGGAACGGTGTTGAGGGTGGCCCACCAGGCCATGGAGTCTATCACCCTCGACCGGGAGGTCATGCACATCAGGGACAGCTTGATTCCCCGTTATGCTGAAATGATTTATTACGGATACTGGTTCAGCCCTGAGAGGAGGATGCTCCAGGCCCTGATCGACGAATCCCAGAGGGACGTGACTGGAGTGGTCCGCTTGAAACTTTACAAGGGGAACTGTATCGTGGTGGGGAGAAAGTCGGATAAGTCCCTTTATGACCCCGAAGTGGCTACCTTTGAAGAGGATGAGGTCTTCAACCAAAGGGATGCCGAAGGTTTTATCCGGTTGAACGCCTTGAGGTTGAGGATCGCGAGGCTCATGGGTCGAAGATGA
- a CDS encoding acetylornithine transaminase, with protein METADRVLFPTYKRTPVVFTRGKGCRLWDEKGKEYIDFVAGIAVCSLGHSSPLVSDVLERQSRELIHVSNLYYTGPQVELAELLVKHSFADRVFFCNSGAEANEAAIKLARRYSREKFGPGRHRILTMEGSFHGRTMATLSATGQAKIQVGYDPLLNGFGYVPFNDLEALEKAIDDSVCAVMLEPIQGEGGVVCPDPDYLKGVRELCRGNDLLLIFDEVQVGLGRTGRLFAHEHFGVTPDIMTLAKALGNGLPIGAMLGVEALSEAFGPGSHATTFGGTPLVTAVAKAVLKSLIEDGWVDHCREIGYYFKERLEGLRERHSLVREVRGLGLILGMELEVPCAPVVDACRERGFLINNAQETVLRFVPPLIVTREEIDLLVRALDEILGSL; from the coding sequence ATGGAAACGGCCGATCGGGTCCTGTTCCCCACCTACAAGAGGACCCCGGTGGTTTTCACGCGGGGAAAAGGGTGCCGGCTCTGGGATGAAAAGGGCAAGGAGTACATTGATTTTGTTGCAGGCATTGCAGTCTGTTCCCTGGGGCACAGTTCGCCGCTCGTCAGCGACGTCCTGGAACGCCAATCCAGGGAATTGATCCATGTATCGAACCTTTACTATACCGGACCCCAGGTGGAGCTGGCCGAGCTTTTGGTCAAACACTCCTTTGCGGACAGGGTCTTTTTCTGTAACAGCGGCGCAGAGGCGAACGAGGCGGCCATCAAGCTGGCCCGGCGGTATTCAAGGGAGAAATTCGGCCCTGGACGACACCGGATCCTGACCATGGAAGGATCCTTTCACGGCCGGACCATGGCCACCCTCTCCGCTACGGGGCAGGCGAAGATTCAGGTGGGTTACGATCCTCTCCTCAATGGTTTCGGTTACGTGCCTTTCAACGATCTCGAGGCCCTGGAAAAGGCGATCGATGATTCCGTTTGCGCCGTGATGCTGGAACCCATCCAGGGCGAAGGCGGTGTAGTGTGTCCCGATCCCGACTACCTCAAGGGAGTTCGGGAGTTATGTAGGGGCAATGACCTGCTTCTCATATTCGATGAGGTCCAGGTCGGCCTGGGCCGGACCGGAAGGCTTTTCGCCCATGAGCATTTCGGGGTGACCCCGGACATCATGACCCTGGCCAAGGCCCTGGGAAACGGGCTTCCCATCGGGGCCATGCTGGGCGTGGAGGCCTTGAGCGAAGCCTTCGGCCCGGGGAGTCATGCCACCACCTTCGGGGGAACTCCCTTGGTGACGGCGGTGGCAAAGGCAGTGCTGAAAAGCCTCATTGAAGACGGCTGGGTGGATCATTGCAGGGAGATCGGGTACTATTTCAAGGAAAGATTGGAGGGGCTCCGGGAAAGGCACTCCCTGGTGAGGGAGGTCCGGGGTCTTGGTCTTATTTTGGGCATGGAATTGGAGGTGCCTTGTGCCCCTGTCGTGGACGCTTGCAGAGAGAGGGGTTTCCTGATCAACAACGCCCAGGAGACCGTGCTCCGTTTCGTTCCGCCCCTCATCGTGACCCGGGAGGAGATCGACCTCCTGGTCCGGGCCCTTGATGAAATCCTGGGGTCGCTATGA
- the argB gene encoding acetylglutamate kinase, whose amino-acid sequence MGNSRKEDNESSRARVLIEALPYIRRFNKATIVIKYGGHAMVDEELKKNFVLDVILMKYVGFNPVVVHGGGPQIGGLLKRLSIESEFVDGMRVTDKQTMDVVEMVLVGKVNKEIVSLINLNGGQSVGLSGKDGKLLTAKKMKYVRKKGNDQPPEIIDMGMVGEIVAVKTRILESLLESQFIPVIAPVGFGTKGESYNINADLVAGRIAAALKARKLILLTDTEGVLDKKGNLISTIRRREVEGYIEDGTIQGGMIPKVRCCLDALKGGVRKAHIIDGRKEHAILLEVFTKKGIGTQLIR is encoded by the coding sequence ATGGGAAATTCAAGAAAAGAGGACAACGAATCCTCCAGGGCCAGGGTCCTCATCGAGGCCCTCCCATATATCCGGCGGTTCAACAAGGCCACCATCGTGATCAAGTACGGCGGCCACGCCATGGTGGATGAAGAGCTGAAGAAGAACTTCGTTCTGGACGTCATCCTCATGAAGTACGTGGGGTTTAATCCGGTCGTGGTTCACGGCGGCGGGCCCCAGATCGGAGGGCTTTTGAAGAGACTGTCCATCGAGTCGGAATTCGTGGACGGTATGCGGGTGACCGACAAGCAGACCATGGACGTGGTGGAGATGGTCCTTGTAGGCAAGGTCAATAAGGAGATCGTGTCACTGATCAACCTGAACGGGGGTCAATCGGTCGGACTTTCCGGGAAGGACGGGAAGCTACTAACGGCCAAGAAGATGAAGTATGTCCGGAAGAAGGGAAATGATCAGCCGCCCGAGATCATTGACATGGGTATGGTGGGGGAGATCGTGGCCGTGAAGACCAGGATCCTTGAGAGTCTTCTGGAGAGCCAGTTTATCCCGGTTATCGCCCCAGTGGGTTTCGGCACAAAGGGGGAGAGTTACAATATCAATGCTGACCTGGTGGCGGGGAGGATCGCGGCTGCCCTCAAAGCGAGGAAGCTGATCCTCCTCACGGACACGGAGGGGGTCCTGGACAAGAAGGGAAACCTGATCTCCACCATACGCCGACGGGAAGTTGAAGGATACATTGAGGACGGAACCATCCAGGGCGGAATGATTCCCAAGGTGAGATGCTGCCTGGATGCCCTCAAGGGAGGTGTGAGAAAGGCCCACATCATCGACGGCCGGAAAGAGCATGCTATCCTGCTGGAGGTTTTTACGAAAAAAGGGATTGGAACCCAGTTGATTCGGTAG